In Papilio machaon chromosome W, ilPapMach1.1, whole genome shotgun sequence, a single genomic region encodes these proteins:
- the LOC123723328 gene encoding uncharacterized protein LOC123723328 produces the protein MRTTPTAALEALLDLTPLPFYIQQIATLTALRLRTLNLWRKCNTPHTSVLDTLIAEVPITDAKQDLIPKQFIFDKKYKIQLQEHGPTNQGNHKELKIYTDGSKTDQGTGVGVFSEDLNIKIYKPLGTHNSIFQAECMGIIEAAQAIAVRKAAGENIRILTDSMAVLQALNNITVNSGLIYECHLKLNAVGTSNNIILQWIKGHSGSRGNDAADELARRGSDSRAIGPEPIVPLPASYLRSQVATRSHAQHCTSWDKIDTCRQSKEALPRINRRVTRRLLQLNKAQLRTVVAAITGHGNFNKHLFNTGITDSPLCRACMGDEETASHVILHCPAVQEYRVKHLGSPRTLPEITDNIKGLLGFFGELGWLE, from the coding sequence ATGAGAACTACTCCCACAGCTGCCCTGGAGGCCCTACTTGATTTAACACCCCTACCCTTTTACATACAGCAAATAGCTACACTAACGGCGCTTAGACTGCGTACGTTAAATCTGTGGAGGAAGTGTAATACCCCGCATACGTCAGTGTTGGATACGCTCATAGCAGAAGTACCAATTACCGACGCAAAACAGGACTTAATTCCGAAGCAGTTCATCTTCgacaagaaatataaaatacaattgcaAGAGCACGGTCCCACAAATCAAGGGAACCACAAAGAGCTTAAGATCTACACAGATGGATCCAAAACTGATCAAGGAACAGGTGTAGGTGTTTTCTCAGAGGACCTtaacatcaaaatatataaaccgTTAGGCACACATAACTCAATTTTCCAAGCTGAATGCATGGGAATAATTGAGGCAGCACAGGCCATAGCTGTTAGGAAAGCCGCAGGCGAGAATATACGCATACTAACCGACAGCATGGCAGTACTACAGGCACTAAACAACATCACAGTTAATTCGGGCCTCATTTATGAATGTCACCTGAAACTTAATGCAGTAGGGACATCTAATAACATTATCCTCCAATGGATTAAAGGACACAGTGGTTCGAGGGGGAATGATGCAGCAGACGAATTAGCCCGCCGAGGGTCAGATAGCAGAGCTATCGGCCCAGAGCCCATCGTTCCCCTACCAGCAAGCTATCTAAGATCACAGGTCGCAACAAGGAGTCACGCACAACACTGCACCTCCTGGGACAAAATCGATACATGCAGGCAGTCAAAAGAAGCCCTACCAAGGATTAACAGGAGGGTAACTAGGAGGTTGCTTCAATTAAACAAGGCACAGCTACGGACAGTTGTGGCTGCCATCACTGGACAtggcaattttaataaacatttgtttaatacaGGTATTACGGACAGCCCCCTATGCAGAGCGTGCATGGGTGATGAAGAAACAGCATCCCACGTGATACTGCACTGCCCAGCAGTGCAAGAGTACAGGGTAAAACATCTCGGATCGCCGAGAACACTCCCAGAGATCACCGACAACATCAAAGGGTTGCTGGGATTCTTTGGAGAGTTGGGTTGGCTGGAGTGA